From a single Lentisphaerota bacterium genomic region:
- a CDS encoding GTPase Era, whose protein sequence is MNPCRTHPTPKPLCAVVGVVGRTNSGKSTLVNRLVGEKVSIVSPVVQTTRNTIRGILSEPRGQLVFLDTPGLHKAEGHLGTLMNRMARQAASTVDIVLLVIDGSHQPQIEDDGWLRRLAHTEQPCVFLLNKSDREPLYTAEYQTLWATILQEKGVTKEVLWMSASASGGAGVAAVADTLFTLAAPADELLFPDDVVSDYPRKLAIADVIREKLFAKLMDELPHEIAVRVDEIVEEGTDWHITATILVNRYSQKGIVIGDKGRTIRTVKRGAEPEISDMFGIHAHLELWVKEEKNWMKNFFLLRQLGYIGDHIP, encoded by the coding sequence ATGAATCCGTGCAGGACGCACCCAACCCCGAAGCCGCTATGCGCGGTGGTGGGCGTCGTGGGACGCACCAATTCCGGAAAATCGACGCTCGTCAACCGGCTGGTCGGCGAGAAGGTCTCCATTGTCAGCCCCGTCGTGCAGACTACGCGCAACACGATTCGCGGCATCCTCTCCGAACCCCGCGGCCAACTGGTCTTTCTTGATACGCCGGGGTTGCACAAGGCCGAGGGGCACCTCGGCACGCTGATGAACCGGATGGCCCGGCAGGCGGCGTCGACGGTTGACATTGTGCTGCTGGTGATTGACGGTTCGCATCAGCCGCAGATTGAGGACGACGGCTGGCTGCGACGGCTGGCGCATACCGAACAGCCGTGCGTGTTCCTCCTCAATAAGTCCGACCGAGAACCGCTCTACACCGCCGAATACCAGACGCTGTGGGCGACGATCCTTCAGGAAAAGGGCGTGACGAAAGAGGTCCTCTGGATGAGCGCGTCAGCGTCGGGCGGCGCGGGCGTCGCGGCGGTCGCCGACACCCTCTTCACCCTGGCCGCCCCGGCGGATGAACTCCTGTTCCCGGATGATGTGGTTTCCGATTATCCCCGCAAACTGGCAATCGCCGATGTCATCCGCGAGAAGCTTTTTGCCAAGCTCATGGATGAGTTGCCGCACGAAATCGCCGTGCGCGTGGACGAGATCGTCGAGGAGGGGACCGACTGGCACATCACCGCCACCATTCTGGTCAACCGCTACTCACAGAAGGGGATCGTCATCGGCGACAAAGGGCGGACGATCCGCACCGTCAAACGCGGCGCCGAACCCGAGATCAGCGACATGTTCGGAATCCACGCCCATCTGGAGCTGTGGGTCAAGGAAGAGAAGAACTGGATGAAGAACTTCTTCCTCCTCCGCCAGCTCGGATATATCGGCGATCATATCCCGTGA
- a CDS encoding MFS transporter, which produces MTGAPQIPGIRSANFVGFNIALLLGALNDNFFKFLLVFYISRLNGIPADPAVIAVAGVVFVVPFLALTPLAGLMADRFSKSRLLQVIKAAEIFIMLSGWIAFRMQSPTGLYATLALMAAQSALFGPAKYSILPELVRPPELSRGNAVVAVCTYLAIIAASGLAPGVVDLCRGDYVHAQGVALALAVIGFIASLLVGRTPAAGTARRGSWFVVDDVWRTLRDLRARDYLIGAILGSAFFSLVGAFVQGNILSYGVRHMGLSQESSAYLFLVAAAGISAGSWLAGRLSGRLIEFGIVPIGLLVMAFGALVFGLAPHGIAPVATLLVLTGVGGGLFLIPLDAFIQRDAPADRRAEAVAAASFIGWLGVLAAQGIIAGNQAIGLTPAQGFAVLGALTLVAGVLAVRVLPDFLTRFVVLVFTRLLCRVQVSGLAHVPESGGALIVSNHASYLDAALLIATQQRRLRFVVWRGIYERWRLLRPVFRILNCIPISGDDPPRQLAAAIQAARRAVQDGYLVVIFPEGELTRTGHIRAFRRGFEKVVKGTGAPIIPVYLGGAWGSLGSYYRGSGMRRLPRLGRYPFSVIFGRPIPTDTPHDQVQQAVAELSCEYFAERRLRRRPLGEEALRALRQRAWRPLLADTMGRSLTGWTAAAGACLCAARLRRLGPPGTPVGILLPPSVAGALVNVGTQVAGLVPVNLNPTASAEALRSAITQSGLRVVVTSPALLARLGVPDLPADQLDVAAIMQASRMCRGCAALAGLVLPVRLVVRRPARFGGDSPAAILFSSGSTGTPKGIVLSHHNLFSNVESLRMVFETRDNDRLLAALPFFHSFGFMASIWHPVLSGVPVTYHANPLDAAGIGKACREHACSLLFSTPTFLALYTRKIDPADFRHLRFVATGAERLRPAISDAFETRFGIAPREGYGATELSPVAAFSVPDVSAGGAHQSGSKPGSVGLPVPGVVMKVVDPETGCSLPPGTPGLLLVKGPNVMIGYLNRDDLTAAAIVDGWYRTGDIASIDEEGFVRITDRLARFSKLGGEMVPHGAIEEIVQQATGRTEPVVAVTAAPDDRRGERLVLFYTRATVSVEVIHAAIAAAPLPNLWKPDPDACVPIDAMPLLPTGKLDLSRLRELARAV; this is translated from the coding sequence GTGACCGGAGCGCCTCAGATCCCAGGAATCCGCTCGGCGAATTTCGTCGGTTTCAACATCGCGTTGCTTCTGGGCGCGCTCAACGACAATTTTTTCAAATTCCTCCTGGTTTTTTACATCAGTCGCCTGAACGGTATTCCGGCCGATCCTGCGGTGATTGCCGTCGCGGGCGTTGTCTTTGTCGTTCCGTTCCTGGCGCTGACGCCCCTCGCGGGCCTGATGGCGGACCGCTTCAGCAAAAGCCGCCTGCTGCAGGTCATCAAGGCCGCCGAAATCTTCATCATGCTGTCCGGATGGATCGCCTTCCGCATGCAGAGCCCGACAGGCCTCTACGCGACGCTGGCGCTGATGGCCGCGCAGAGCGCCCTCTTCGGGCCGGCCAAGTACAGCATCCTGCCCGAGCTGGTCCGGCCGCCCGAGCTCTCGCGTGGAAACGCCGTGGTTGCGGTGTGCACCTACCTGGCGATCATCGCCGCCTCGGGCCTGGCGCCGGGGGTCGTTGACCTTTGCCGCGGCGACTACGTCCACGCGCAGGGCGTGGCCCTCGCTCTCGCCGTGATCGGCTTTATTGCTTCGCTTCTGGTCGGCCGTACGCCGGCCGCCGGGACGGCGCGCCGGGGCTCCTGGTTTGTGGTTGACGATGTCTGGCGCACGCTGCGGGATTTGCGCGCGCGGGATTACCTCATCGGCGCCATCCTGGGATCGGCCTTCTTCAGCCTCGTGGGCGCGTTTGTTCAGGGGAACATTCTCTCCTACGGCGTGCGGCACATGGGCCTGAGCCAGGAGAGCAGCGCCTATCTGTTCCTGGTCGCCGCCGCCGGCATCAGCGCGGGGAGCTGGCTGGCCGGGCGGCTGTCGGGCCGGCTGATCGAGTTCGGCATCGTGCCCATCGGCCTGCTGGTCATGGCCTTCGGCGCGTTGGTGTTCGGGCTGGCGCCGCACGGCATCGCGCCCGTCGCCACGCTGCTGGTGCTCACCGGCGTGGGCGGCGGGCTGTTCCTGATTCCGCTCGACGCCTTTATCCAGCGCGACGCGCCGGCCGACCGCCGCGCAGAGGCCGTGGCGGCTGCGTCGTTCATCGGATGGCTCGGCGTGCTGGCCGCGCAGGGCATCATCGCCGGCAACCAGGCGATCGGGCTGACGCCGGCCCAGGGCTTTGCCGTCCTGGGCGCCCTGACGCTCGTGGCCGGCGTGCTGGCGGTGCGTGTGCTGCCAGACTTCCTCACCCGTTTCGTCGTGCTGGTCTTCACGCGCCTGCTCTGCCGGGTGCAGGTGTCCGGGCTTGCCCATGTGCCTGAAAGCGGCGGTGCGTTGATCGTGAGCAACCACGCATCCTATCTGGACGCGGCTCTGCTGATTGCCACGCAGCAGCGCCGGCTGCGGTTTGTCGTGTGGCGCGGGATCTACGAGCGGTGGCGCCTGCTGCGGCCGGTTTTTCGCATTCTCAACTGCATCCCGATTTCCGGCGATGACCCGCCGCGCCAACTCGCCGCCGCCATCCAGGCCGCCCGCCGGGCGGTGCAGGATGGCTACTTGGTGGTGATCTTCCCCGAGGGCGAGCTGACCCGTACGGGTCACATCCGAGCCTTCCGACGCGGCTTCGAAAAGGTCGTCAAGGGCACGGGCGCGCCGATCATCCCGGTCTATCTCGGCGGAGCGTGGGGATCGCTGGGCAGTTACTACCGGGGCAGCGGCATGCGGCGCTTGCCGCGCCTCGGCCGCTATCCGTTCTCGGTGATCTTCGGCCGGCCGATCCCGACCGACACGCCGCACGACCAGGTGCAACAGGCCGTTGCCGAGCTGTCGTGCGAGTACTTTGCGGAGCGCCGGCTGCGTCGCCGACCGCTGGGCGAAGAGGCCCTGCGGGCCCTGCGGCAACGCGCCTGGCGGCCGCTGCTGGCCGACACGATGGGCCGCTCCCTGACCGGCTGGACGGCCGCCGCAGGCGCCTGCCTGTGCGCCGCGCGCCTGCGGCGCCTGGGTCCGCCGGGCACCCCGGTCGGCATCCTGCTACCGCCTTCCGTGGCTGGGGCGCTGGTGAACGTCGGCACCCAGGTCGCCGGTTTGGTTCCCGTGAATCTCAACCCCACCGCATCGGCCGAGGCGCTGCGTTCGGCGATCACGCAGAGCGGTCTGCGCGTCGTCGTCACGTCGCCCGCGCTGCTGGCCCGCCTGGGCGTGCCCGATCTGCCCGCCGATCAGCTCGACGTCGCTGCGATCATGCAGGCCTCCCGGATGTGCCGCGGGTGCGCGGCGTTGGCTGGTCTCGTGCTCCCCGTGCGTCTGGTTGTGCGCCGTCCTGCGCGTTTTGGCGGGGACTCACCGGCGGCCATCCTCTTCTCCTCAGGATCCACCGGCACGCCCAAGGGCATCGTGCTCAGCCATCACAACCTGTTTTCCAACGTGGAGTCACTGCGCATGGTTTTTGAGACGCGCGATAATGACCGCCTGCTGGCCGCGCTGCCGTTCTTCCACTCCTTCGGGTTCATGGCCAGCATCTGGCATCCGGTGCTCAGCGGTGTGCCGGTGACATACCACGCCAATCCGCTCGACGCCGCCGGCATCGGCAAAGCATGCCGGGAGCACGCCTGCTCGCTGCTGTTCTCGACGCCGACGTTTCTGGCGCTTTACACGCGCAAGATCGATCCCGCCGATTTCCGTCATCTGCGCTTTGTGGCGACCGGTGCCGAGCGGTTGCGCCCTGCCATTTCCGATGCGTTCGAGACGCGCTTCGGCATCGCGCCGCGCGAGGGATACGGCGCCACCGAGCTTTCGCCCGTGGCGGCCTTCAGTGTGCCGGATGTGTCGGCCGGCGGCGCGCATCAGTCCGGCTCGAAGCCGGGTTCCGTCGGACTGCCCGTGCCCGGCGTGGTGATGAAGGTGGTGGACCCGGAAACCGGCTGCAGCCTGCCGCCCGGCACGCCCGGTTTGCTGCTGGTAAAGGGTCCCAACGTCATGATCGGCTACCTGAATCGCGACGACCTGACGGCCGCCGCCATTGTCGACGGGTGGTACCGCACGGGTGACATCGCCTCCATTGACGAGGAGGGCTTTGTGCGCATCACCGACCGGTTGGCGCGTTTCAGCAAGCTGGGCGGCGAGATGGTGCCGCACGGCGCGATCGAGGAGATTGTGCAGCAGGCCACGGGTCGGACCGAGCCTGTCGTGGCCGTGACGGCCGCGCCGGACGACCGCCGCGGCGAACGTTTGGTCCTGTTCTACACGCGCGCCACCGTCTCCGTGGAGGTGATCCATGCGGCCATCGCGGCCGCCCCCCTTCCCAACCTGTGGAAACCCGACCCGGACGCCTGCGTGCCCATCGACGCCATGCCGCTTCTCCCAACCGGAAAACTGGATCTTTCCCGTCTGCGGGAACTGGCCCGGGCCGTGTGA
- a CDS encoding biotin attachment protein, which translates to MCTAFRDGFQSVYGARVLTEDFMPAVHAAREAGISYFEAGGGAMFQSPYFYSNEDAFHMMDRFREVAGPQANLQTLARGVNLVCLDSASSEVIALHAKLFKKHGITTIRNFDALNDVNNLVYSGQCIHDAGLKHQIAVTMMALPPGCTGAHDPDFYEKTLREILKVGIPFDSVCFKDASGTSTPAVVFETVRRARKLLPAGTQIHYHTHETAGCAVLAYKAALDAGADLIDLSLAPVSGGTCQPDVIVMWHALRGTEYDLGVDIDKVREAEAVFRDCMKDYFLPPEALAVEPLIPWSPMPGGALTANTQMLRDNNLMSRYGEMIAAMSEVVRRGGFGTSVTPVSQFYFQQAFNNVLHGPWKKIAPGYGKMVLGYFGKTPVPPDPEIVKISAEQLNLQPTTKTVLEINDADPKKSLPTFRKMLTDKGLPLTDENVFIAAACQEKGILFLEGKATVGVRKNASAQGTAKADAPKSDACTVTVDGAAYAITFAGDQAVVNGKAYAFSIKEGIAETPPAAKPAAAAKPPAPAETAAAAVHIVAPVPGVILRIIVQPGHLIKEGEEILIMEAMKMEIPIKAPSSGTVASIDVNHAQKVNTGDLMARLS; encoded by the coding sequence ATGTGCACCGCCTTTCGTGACGGCTTCCAATCCGTTTACGGCGCCCGCGTCCTGACCGAAGACTTCATGCCCGCCGTCCATGCGGCACGCGAGGCCGGCATTTCGTATTTTGAAGCGGGCGGTGGCGCGATGTTTCAGTCGCCCTATTTCTATAGCAACGAAGATGCCTTCCACATGATGGACCGTTTCCGCGAGGTTGCCGGTCCCCAGGCGAACCTGCAAACGCTCGCCCGTGGCGTGAACCTCGTATGCCTCGATTCGGCATCGTCCGAGGTGATCGCGCTGCATGCCAAACTCTTCAAGAAGCACGGCATCACCACGATCCGCAACTTCGATGCCCTCAACGACGTCAACAACCTCGTGTATTCGGGCCAGTGCATCCATGATGCGGGGCTCAAGCACCAGATCGCCGTCACGATGATGGCCCTGCCGCCCGGGTGCACCGGCGCTCATGATCCCGATTTCTACGAGAAGACGCTGCGCGAGATTCTGAAGGTCGGCATCCCGTTTGATTCGGTCTGCTTCAAGGACGCCTCGGGCACGTCGACCCCGGCCGTCGTTTTTGAGACGGTCCGGCGCGCGCGTAAGCTCCTCCCTGCGGGAACGCAGATCCACTACCATACCCACGAGACCGCCGGGTGCGCCGTCCTCGCCTATAAGGCCGCCCTCGACGCAGGCGCTGATTTGATCGACCTGTCGCTCGCCCCGGTCTCCGGCGGCACCTGCCAGCCCGACGTGATCGTCATGTGGCACGCGCTGCGCGGCACCGAGTACGATCTGGGCGTCGATATCGACAAGGTGCGCGAGGCCGAGGCGGTCTTCCGCGACTGTATGAAGGACTACTTCCTTCCGCCAGAGGCGCTGGCGGTCGAGCCTCTGATTCCGTGGTCGCCCATGCCGGGCGGCGCGCTCACGGCCAACACCCAGATGCTGCGCGACAACAATCTCATGAGCCGCTATGGCGAAATGATCGCGGCCATGTCCGAGGTCGTCCGCCGCGGCGGGTTCGGCACTTCGGTCACCCCGGTCTCGCAGTTCTACTTCCAGCAGGCGTTCAACAACGTGCTGCACGGGCCGTGGAAAAAGATCGCCCCGGGCTATGGCAAGATGGTGCTTGGCTATTTCGGCAAGACGCCGGTCCCGCCGGACCCCGAGATCGTGAAGATCTCTGCCGAGCAGCTCAATCTCCAGCCGACCACCAAGACCGTCTTGGAGATTAACGATGCCGACCCCAAGAAGTCACTCCCCACGTTTAGAAAGATGCTCACCGACAAGGGGCTGCCTCTGACCGACGAGAACGTCTTCATTGCCGCCGCCTGTCAGGAGAAGGGCATCCTCTTTCTGGAGGGCAAGGCCACCGTCGGCGTCCGCAAGAACGCGTCGGCACAGGGCACAGCAAAAGCGGACGCACCCAAATCGGACGCCTGTACGGTCACGGTTGATGGTGCGGCCTATGCGATCACGTTCGCGGGCGATCAGGCGGTCGTCAATGGCAAGGCCTATGCGTTCTCAATCAAAGAAGGCATAGCCGAGACTCCGCCCGCCGCCAAGCCGGCCGCCGCCGCCAAGCCTCCGGCCCCGGCCGAGACTGCCGCCGCCGCTGTGCATATCGTCGCTCCGGTCCCTGGCGTCATCCTGCGCATCATCGTCCAGCCGGGTCATTTGATCAAAGAGGGCGAAGAGATTTTGATCATGGAGGCGATGAAGATGGAGATTCCCATCAAGGCGCCCTCTTCTGGAACCGTGGCCTCCATCGACGTCAACCACGCACAAAAGGTCAACACGGGCGACCTCATGGCGCGCCTCTCGTGA
- a CDS encoding AI-2E family transporter, with the protein MMTPTSEVRRDANGTHTAADQAVDRFLSDRQKALIGTGLTVLAVSCSIGFATVLAVFGGRVLASLQGVLAPILVAAVLAMFCKPYYDWLHRVLRRSHVLAMVVFFVSTLLPIGLLAWTAGALIVGQGIELLRNLPEIVEHTQESVVSRIPALGEVLSRYGLSEWLNDQILTLAQAVKHACEARLNGGGAIQAGASVLSLLGGLLNWMVLPVYLGFFLMRRPVSGTDVESFLPFLKPNTRTNVVYLIDQFLIILTAFFRSQVLVALIQGVLFGIGFWCVGLSYGLFIGLALGALNVIPYMGNLVGLLVALPMALAEGGVGELGLVVVVFLAVQTLDSYVITPKVMGRRTGLHPVGIIFSLLLWTSILGGFFGLMLGVPLSAFVVVLWRLLKSEYIKEIV; encoded by the coding sequence GTGATGACACCCACTAGCGAAGTTCGACGGGATGCGAACGGCACGCACACGGCGGCGGATCAGGCGGTTGACCGCTTTCTTTCCGACCGACAGAAGGCGCTCATCGGCACGGGGCTGACGGTGCTTGCAGTCTCCTGCAGCATCGGGTTTGCGACCGTGCTGGCGGTCTTTGGCGGTCGTGTGCTCGCGTCGCTCCAGGGGGTTCTGGCGCCCATTCTGGTGGCTGCGGTTCTGGCGATGTTTTGCAAGCCCTATTATGATTGGTTGCATCGCGTGTTGCGCCGCTCGCATGTGCTGGCCATGGTTGTCTTCTTTGTGTCCACGCTGCTGCCGATCGGACTGCTCGCCTGGACGGCCGGCGCGCTGATCGTCGGACAGGGGATCGAGCTGTTGCGCAACCTGCCGGAAATCGTCGAGCACACGCAGGAGTCGGTGGTCAGCCGGATACCCGCTTTGGGCGAGGTTCTGTCACGGTATGGACTTTCCGAATGGTTAAACGACCAGATCCTGACTCTGGCGCAGGCGGTGAAGCACGCCTGTGAAGCACGCCTCAACGGAGGCGGGGCCATCCAAGCGGGCGCAAGCGTGTTAAGCCTGCTCGGCGGTTTGCTGAACTGGATGGTGCTGCCCGTCTATCTCGGCTTTTTCCTGATGCGGCGGCCGGTGTCGGGCACGGATGTCGAGTCGTTCCTGCCCTTTCTCAAGCCGAACACCCGAACGAACGTCGTCTACCTGATCGACCAGTTTCTGATCATCCTGACCGCCTTTTTCCGAAGTCAGGTGCTGGTCGCTCTGATTCAGGGCGTTCTGTTCGGAATCGGCTTCTGGTGCGTCGGCCTGAGCTACGGGCTGTTCATTGGCCTGGCGCTCGGCGCGCTCAATGTTATCCCATACATGGGTAATCTGGTGGGTCTCCTGGTCGCCCTGCCGATGGCTCTGGCCGAGGGCGGGGTGGGGGAGCTGGGGTTGGTGGTGGTGGTCTTTCTGGCGGTTCAGACACTCGACAGCTACGTCATCACGCCCAAGGTCATGGGGCGTCGCACCGGGCTTCACCCGGTCGGGATCATTTTCTCGCTGTTGCTCTGGACGTCGATTCTGGGGGGGTTCTTCGGCTTGATGCTCGGCGTTCCCCTGAGTGCTTTCGTCGTTGTGCTCTGGCGTTTGCTGAAGAGCGAATACATTAAGGAGATCGTGTGA
- a CDS encoding sodium pump decarboxylase subunit gamma: MTPALLLREGFILLAVGMLIVYAFLLVMIGVMSLSKFFERFSYLLPDAEQAAPNKPRPAAAPATDEAFKIAIAIATARRR; the protein is encoded by the coding sequence ATGACCCCCGCATTATTATTGCGTGAAGGCTTCATTCTCCTCGCGGTTGGAATGCTGATCGTCTACGCTTTCTTGCTGGTCATGATCGGCGTGATGTCGCTGTCCAAATTCTTTGAGCGCTTTTCCTATCTGCTGCCGGATGCCGAGCAGGCCGCACCCAACAAGCCGAGGCCCGCCGCCGCTCCCGCAACCGACGAAGCATTCAAGATAGCCATCGCCATCGCGACTGCCCGTCGGCGCTGA
- a CDS encoding ATP-dependent 6-phosphofructokinase, producing MSLFNCVMQDPASYCLDVETLGECQIDSPARLRQFITSGSRAVMAYEVELLKNAMSKLDGALPSFEMAGPHRKIYHDPAWSRAAILTAGGLCPGLNHVIKGLVEILSFDYGIKLIYGIRYGFCGLIPRFAHAPIMLNTDVVDTIHEVGGTILGSSRGQQDTREIVDTLTRMNINLLFCIGGDGTLRAARDVADECRKRRLAVSVVGIPKTIDNDLNFVGRSFGFETAVAETSPILSSAHTEAKGTHYGIGLVKLMGRDSGFIAAYATVANPIINYCLIPEMDFEIEGPCGLLAAIDRRFNSGKDHAVIVVAEGAGQRLISGEAERRDASGNLPKKDIGEYLKLALEAHFKGTGRNVSVKYFDPSYSIRSVPAKGTDAIRCYLLARNAVHAAMAGRTNCVISNISGNAYTLVPTQLVCTERQQVDLNSDLWKAVLDATGQFTSFNPGTTDRQVP from the coding sequence ATGAGCCTATTTAACTGCGTCATGCAGGATCCCGCATCCTATTGCCTGGATGTCGAAACCTTGGGTGAGTGCCAAATCGACTCGCCGGCGCGTCTGCGCCAATTCATCACCAGCGGGTCCCGCGCCGTGATGGCCTATGAGGTCGAGCTGCTCAAGAACGCCATGAGCAAGCTCGACGGTGCCCTGCCGTCGTTCGAGATGGCGGGCCCGCACCGCAAGATCTACCATGACCCCGCTTGGAGCCGCGCGGCGATCCTCACGGCGGGCGGACTGTGTCCGGGGTTGAACCATGTGATCAAAGGGCTGGTCGAAATTTTATCATTCGATTACGGCATCAAGCTGATTTACGGTATCCGCTACGGGTTCTGCGGCCTCATTCCGCGCTTTGCCCATGCGCCGATCATGCTCAATACCGATGTGGTCGACACCATTCACGAAGTCGGCGGCACGATCCTGGGCTCCTCGCGCGGTCAGCAGGACACCCGCGAAATCGTTGACACCCTGACGCGCATGAACATCAATCTCCTCTTCTGCATCGGCGGCGACGGCACGCTGCGCGCGGCCCGGGATGTCGCTGACGAATGCCGCAAACGCCGACTGGCCGTGAGCGTGGTGGGCATACCCAAGACGATTGACAACGATCTCAACTTCGTCGGCCGCAGCTTCGGCTTCGAAACCGCCGTCGCCGAAACCTCTCCCATCCTCAGCTCGGCCCATACCGAGGCCAAGGGCACCCACTACGGCATCGGTCTGGTCAAGCTCATGGGCCGCGATTCGGGGTTCATCGCCGCCTATGCCACGGTTGCCAACCCGATCATTAACTATTGTTTGATCCCAGAGATGGATTTTGAGATTGAAGGGCCCTGCGGGCTCCTCGCGGCCATCGATCGCCGATTCAATTCGGGAAAGGATCACGCCGTGATCGTCGTCGCCGAAGGCGCCGGGCAACGGCTGATCAGCGGCGAGGCTGAGCGGCGCGATGCCTCGGGCAACCTGCCGAAAAAGGACATCGGTGAATACCTCAAGCTCGCGCTGGAGGCTCATTTCAAGGGGACGGGACGGAATGTTTCGGTCAAATATTTCGATCCGAGTTATTCGATCCGCAGCGTGCCGGCCAAGGGGACGGATGCGATCCGCTGCTACCTCCTGGCGCGCAACGCGGTCCACGCCGCGATGGCCGGGCGCACTAACTGTGTGATCTCCAATATTTCGGGGAACGCCTACACGCTTGTGCCGACACAACTCGTCTGCACCGAACGGCAGCAGGTGGATCTGAACAGCGATCTCTGGAAAGCGGTTCTTGACGCCACGGGGCAGTTCACGTCCTTCAACCCCGGCACGACCGACAGGCAGGTGCCATGA
- a CDS encoding winged helix-turn-helix transcriptional regulator yields MNSEELKARARVMKALASPVRLKIVDELSRGERCICELQPLFPMNKSTLSRHVAELRNVGIVGERREGVRSYLRLLTPCVLSMFDCTMRVLRAEAARQADVARGGKASEP; encoded by the coding sequence ATGAACTCGGAAGAATTGAAAGCGCGGGCGCGGGTGATGAAGGCGCTGGCCAGTCCGGTGCGCCTGAAGATCGTGGACGAGTTGAGCCGTGGCGAGCGCTGCATCTGCGAACTGCAGCCGCTGTTCCCCATGAATAAGTCCACGCTCTCGCGGCACGTCGCCGAACTCCGGAACGTCGGCATCGTCGGCGAACGGCGGGAGGGTGTGCGGAGCTACCTGCGGTTGCTAACCCCGTGTGTCCTGAGCATGTTTGATTGCACCATGCGTGTGCTCCGCGCGGAAGCTGCACGTCAGGCGGATGTTGCCAGGGGCGGAAAGGCGTCTGAACCATGA
- a CDS encoding sodium ion-translocating decarboxylase subunit beta: MLQPSVRAEPSAPDAAPSAAQTQREKPSLVSRLKTIWMETGIYGFTVTEPRYAADPVVVDSETYHKEVELSHKPGVFPYGVGQAVMVAVCLVLIYLAIIKGFEPLLLLPIGFGGLLANIPNAGITAAPVMKMVVDAATGVCTPVMLEPGGFLYYIFDMGVSTGVFPLLIFMGVGAMTDFGPLIANPKTALLGGAAQFGIFCALLGALVLNDYVPGLYFSIKDAASIGIIGGADGPTAIWLTTKLSPDLLGAIAVAAYSYMALVPIIQPPIMKLCTTEADRKIVMKQLRPVKRIEKVVFPLIVTLLCALLLPSASPLVGALMLGNLARECGVVERLSDTMANSLINIVTILLGLAVGSKLASDKFLTPETLGIIVLGLFAFAIGTATGVLMAKLMNVFLKEKINPLIGSAGVSAVPMAARVSNKVGLESDSSNFLLMHAMGPNVSGVIGSAVAAGVLYRLCSVL; the protein is encoded by the coding sequence ATGCTTCAGCCGTCCGTGCGCGCCGAGCCGTCTGCCCCTGATGCGGCTCCCAGCGCGGCTCAGACCCAACGGGAGAAACCCTCTCTGGTCAGCCGCCTGAAAACCATCTGGATGGAAACCGGTATTTACGGTTTTACCGTGACGGAGCCGCGCTATGCCGCTGATCCTGTTGTTGTTGACAGTGAAACCTACCACAAAGAGGTTGAATTGTCGCATAAACCTGGCGTCTTTCCCTACGGCGTTGGCCAGGCGGTCATGGTCGCGGTCTGCCTTGTTCTCATCTATCTGGCCATCATCAAGGGGTTCGAACCGCTCCTGCTGCTGCCGATCGGCTTTGGCGGCCTGCTGGCCAACATCCCCAACGCCGGCATCACCGCCGCGCCGGTGATGAAGATGGTTGTGGACGCCGCCACGGGCGTCTGCACGCCGGTCATGCTCGAACCGGGCGGTTTCCTCTACTACATCTTCGACATGGGCGTCAGCACGGGCGTGTTCCCGCTGCTGATCTTCATGGGCGTGGGCGCAATGACCGACTTCGGTCCGCTGATCGCCAATCCCAAGACCGCCCTTCTGGGCGGCGCGGCCCAGTTCGGCATCTTCTGCGCCCTGCTCGGCGCGCTGGTCTTGAACGACTATGTTCCGGGTCTCTATTTCTCGATCAAGGACGCCGCCTCGATCGGGATCATCGGCGGCGCCGACGGCCCGACCGCCATCTGGCTGACCACCAAGCTGTCACCCGACCTGCTGGGAGCGATCGCCGTGGCCGCCTATTCCTACATGGCTCTGGTGCCGATCATCCAGCCGCCGATCATGAAACTGTGCACCACGGAGGCTGACCGCAAGATCGTGATGAAGCAACTGCGGCCGGTCAAGAGGATCGAGAAGGTCGTTTTTCCGCTGATCGTGACGCTGTTGTGCGCGCTGTTGCTGCCCTCAGCCTCCCCGCTGGTGGGCGCCCTGATGCTCGGCAACCTCGCCCGCGAGTGCGGCGTGGTCGAGCGCCTTTCCGACACCATGGCCAACAGCCTGATCAATATCGTCACGATCCTGCTCGGCCTCGCGGTCGGATCGAAGCTGGCCTCGGATAAATTTCTGACCCCTGAAACGCTGGGGATCATCGTGCTGGGCCTGTTCGCCTTCGCGATCGGAACCGCCACAGGCGTGCTGATGGCCAAGCTGATGAATGTCTTTCTGAAGGAGAAGATCAACCCGCTCATCGGCTCCGCCGGCGTCTCGGCCGTGCCGATGGCCGCCCGTGTGTCGAATAAGGTCGGACTCGAGTCCGACTCGTCCAACTTCCTGCTCATGCATGCCATGGGCCCCAACGTCTCGGGCGTTATCGGCTCGGCCGTCGCCGCAGGCGTCCTTTACCGCCTCTGCAGCGTCCTGTAG